One Aegilops tauschii subsp. strangulata cultivar AL8/78 chromosome 2, Aet v6.0, whole genome shotgun sequence genomic window, ccatattgcaatcttagtttcttgcttgttcttcgtttgcctgcaggaaacagaccttcgtggtcaggttgatcgtactccggcgtggtcaataacctctcggagttggtttagcgattgctaaggcgcgacgtcctcgcacgttcgtagtcggatcatcaaagtcgacttcctccaaaacgatagccaccatctcatcgaaagacgggacacctttgcctctatcagtccgcctcgtttcaacgagcaggaaaatggttctcttcgtccctcgcccttggtaccaacgttgttgccaacataactgacatgctattctctgacatgccttgcttgcatgatcatgcaagatgtcagcgccctttctacttttaacccacatggtgggcccataacccacagtcccacaggatcgaaacctgactctcctgtacaccctgttgccaaagttattcctcgagcttgactTCGTATGTAACTCACGGGCCACttgcctagtgatctattctggtatcagacacaatacttattctcgccactctgaacccctttcacactttgtttcagaaGTCGAACAATTGTCTATCAGTTTGAAACTCCTTATTATACCTTCTTActttcctcttgacgtgttttatTGGTTCAACTCAATAGATAATAATGTTCTCATTCATGGGATAACCCCTAGATGATTAACCCTTATAGCATCCTATCGTTGTCAagcccgaagaaaggatgccgacttcatcatgatgacctgaagcagaggaaTGAAGATGTCAATATAATGGTCgatctcttcgagaagagcaaccaagaccgagaagattcgttagaatttcgcaaccagatctttcccccttactccacctcttcaaatctcgggacgagatttcttgtagtggaggagaattgtgacgcccagaTATTTAGTTATAGTATTCcttgctaatgatgccacatcaccaggGTTACTGGTGTTAATCTCGCGACGATTCAAATCCCGTTCAAATTCAAAGTTAACATAAAGTCAATTAAATTATTTCTTCAAACAGTAAAAGTAAACTGTTCACAATATTCTATAAATTCCCTTGATCATTctcatgtgggagccaacattaTTTTACCCACCAATTAATCCCTAGGAATGTATAAAGTGGTCCAACAACAAATAATGTAGCCTTTTCAAAATAAGCAAATATTTATTTAAGCCCAACTGACCTCAAACTTTTTGGACAACTCCTGAGTATTGACTTGTATTTGTGTGCTAAATTTTGTAACTAAATAAATTCATTTGATagcaaaataaatagaaaacagaatagaaaataagaaaacagaaaaatatataaaaaaggaAAGAAACTACCGCTGGACTGGGCCATGAGTGCACAGTGCACATCCGACCCAGCCCAGCCGCGCCTCTCCTTCCCCCTATTCACGGGAGACCGTGGCGCACATCCGGCCGCCATGGCCATGGATGGCCACGCGCCGTCCATCGCACGGCTCCCCTGGGTGGATAAGAACACCCGCAACAGCCTCCCTCTCCCTCTGGAACCCTAGACCCCCATTTGCCCTCCGTCTCGCTCGCCCCCTTGGTCTTCATCGAAGCTACCGCAGCCGTCACCATGGATGACCTCCTTCGCGTGGCCACCGAGCTCCTCGTCGCCTAAGATCACGTTTGCGAGCTTCGTCGTAGTCGTCCACGTCGCCCGCGCCTACTGGATTGGACCACGACTCTGCATCGACAACGCCAGCGTCAATCCCCTCCATCGGCCATCGCATCTGCTCGTCGCCGGTTGCTGCTGGTCCGGGCCGCCCCGACCCCCCCAACCTCATCCACGAGCACCGGGGTGAGCCCCTATGCCGATTCCCCCTTTCCCCCCCTTCGATTCGATGCCGTAGGATGTTGTCGCCGTTGGTTCCGAAGCTCCGTGCGCCCGCACACCCTTTTTCCGCACCGCGGGCTGCCGGGCACGCCCGCCTACGCGTGCTGCGTTCCCACGCGCGCGCGAGGCCTTGTCCCCGCTCGCATGCTGGATGTCGCCCCGCGTACTGCTGGCTGCTGTTCCCAATGCCGACACCATCGCCGCTGTCCCACACCTGCTGCCGCTGCTTCCTGTTACCACTGTAGTCGCCCACGCCCGCTGCTGCGCCTCCGCCTCGCCTGGCTGCGCTCGTCGCAAGCTCCAGGCTGCCCCGGCCGCACCCGGCACTGCTCGTCGCCTGCCTCGCCCGACCGCCCCGTCCACGTCCCGCGCTCCCCCACTGCCCGTGTACGCTGCTCCTGCCGCTACTCTGCTATGCTTGCTACTTCTGTTgcactgctgctgttgctgctgcactgctaccctgcttgctgctgctgccgctggcTGCTGCTCACTACCGCAGCCTGCCGCCGGTACTGCTCCCTAGTGGTGCTGCTGCAACGCTGCTGTTGCTATTGGCCATGGCCCCCGTGGCCTTGTGCCTCGTGCGTGCTAGGCATGGCAAGCACAACCGAGGCATGGTTGTGCCACTGCCAATGGCCGACCCAATTAATAGGTCTAATTTATTAGGCCTAAACACCCCCTAATAACCCCCTCTGACTATTAGGCCCCCACTGACTAATTAGCTAGCTTAAAAATAAATATTATATTAGTTAAAAACCTAGCCACTTACATGCAGGTCCCATTTAGTTAATAGTCTAAAAAAACCCTAGATACAACTACtctccatgacacgcgggacccactgcACTATTCACCCTTTGACCAGTCAgatgttgactgggtcaacttagtcaacatgccccacatgtcagcctctgtaaACCCTGCTGTGTACACTTCAGTGTGTGCACGTGGCATTTGACTATTAATTTCGAATTGATATTAATTCCAGAATTTGGGAAAATcttttaaaactttaaaaattaatataaaataatccgtaactccgatgaaaatactttatacatgaaagttgctcagaacgacgaggcgaATTCGAATATGCAGTCCGTTTGTTCGCCACAggcccctagcatagcgaacatgcaaccgtgcccctccgtttcatctgcccgaaaacgtcaaacaccgggaatactttctcAGATGTTTCTCCCCTTCACCAGTAGCACCtagtactgcgttaggtcacctctagcactgTGTATTGCTATGTtacactttgtgatgctttgatgctctgttatttattgtgttccccctccgttacttctttgcGGTAGACCTCGAGACTGCCGGCAGCCCTCaattcgactacggtgttgacgacacctccttctcggctgagcttccaggcaagcccccccttgatcaaccTGATATTGCCTATTCCTTCTGTcaactgcttgcattagagtagtgtagcatgttactgctttcggttaatcctattctgctgcatagcctgtcattgttgctacaattgttacccttacctgcaatcctaaatgcttagtataggatgctagtattccatcagtggcccaacattcttgtctgtctgccatgctatactaccgggccgtgatcactcgggaggtgatcacgggtttatactTACATACATACTATATATGATACatggtggtgactaaagtcgggtcggctcgtagagtacccgcaagtgattccgttgtgggggctgaaaggccaggtggctccatcccggtagaggtgggcctgggttcccgacggccctcgactgttactttgtggtggagtgacagggcaggttgagaccacctaggtgagaggtgggcctggccctggtcggtgtccgcggttactttaaaacaacacgcttaatgagatcttggtatttgatatgagtccggccactggcctatacgcactaaccaactacgcgagAACAGTTATGgacactcgacgtcgtggtatcagccgaagccttcttgacgtcagcgactaagcAACGCGCGTCAGATTGGACtagaacgcctgctcttgtattagggaggctaggtctgcttccggccgcgtttgcaacatgcaggtgtgcaatgggcgctgggcccagacccctgcgcgcataggatttagaccggcgtgctgacctctctgttgtgcctaggtggggctgcgacgtgttgatcttctgaggccgggcatgacccaggaaagtgtgtccggctaaaggggatcgagcatgttgggtaatggggtgcacccctgcagggaagtttatctattcgaatagccgtgatcctcggtaaaaggacgacccagagttgtacctcaACCTAATGActactagaaccggatacttaataaaacacaccctttcaagtgccagatacaacccggtgatcgctctctaacagggcgacgaggaggggatcgccgggtaggattatgctatgcgatgatacttggtgaacttaccatctactctcttctacatgctgcaagatggaggctgccagaagcgtagtcttcgacaggactaacTATCCCCCCTTTTATTCTaacattctgcagttcagtccaccgatattgcccctttacacagatacccatgcatatgtagtgtagatccttgcttgcgagtactttggatgagtactcacggttgctttgctcccccttttcctttcttcctagttgtcacaaccagatgctggagcccaggagccagacgccaccatcgacgacgactcctactacactggaggtgcctactactacgtgcaggccgctgacgatgaccaggagtagtttaggaggatcccaggcaggaggcctgcatctctttcgatctgtatcccagtttgtgctagccatctgaTGGCAACttatttaacttatgtctgtactcagatatggttgcttctgctgactcgtctatgatcgagcacttgtattcgagccctcgaggcccctggcttgtattatgatgcttgtatgacttatttatgtttttagagttgtgttgtgatatcttcccgtgagtccctgatcttgatcgtacacgtttgcgtgcatgattagtgtacgattaaaTCGGGGGCGTGACAATAAGTGCCGCCTTCCACTTCGGCAAACAGTTTGCCATCTGGTCAACAAGGTATTGCAACTGCGCCGGTGATTGCTTCCTTAGAGATAAAGGTAAACCTAGGTACTTGATTGGGAAGGATCCTCTCGGGCATCCCAGCTCTGCACTAGCCAATGTGATTTCCTGATCATTGCATCTTATAGGGAGAACAACTGACTTTGCCATATTTATCCGCAGCCCCGACGCTTCCCCAAACATCTCAAAGATTCGCTTACTAATCTCCAGCTCCAATGGCTTTGGTTTGATGAACACCACCACGTCATCCGCAAAGATGGATAGACGTTGCCTTACTCCCGAACGCGCCAAAGGCTTCAAAATGCCTCTGCTCGTGGCTTGCTCAAACATCCTTTGTAGAGGCTCCATGGTGAGGATGAAAAGAATTGGCGATATTGGGTCACCCTGCCTAAGCCCCTTGCAGTTGTAAATGGTGTCCCCGGGGTCTCCATTCACCATAACcttggtggtggatgtagcaAGAATCCCATAGATCCAAGACCGCCACCTAGGCCCAAATCCAAGATGCTGCATCACCTCAATCAGAAAAGGCCATTGGACAGAATCAAAAGCCTTCGATATATCCAGCTTGAGCAGCACTGCTGGGTTTCGTAGGGCATGAAGCCTGCGAGCAGTACATTGCACCAACATGAAGTTGTCGTGTAGGGATCTGCCCTTCACGAAAGCACTCAGATGGTTTGCCCACAAGCTTCAGCAACTGCATCACCAATCTGCACGCAAGCACTTTCTCGAAGATTTTTATAGCCCCATGAACAAGGTTGATCGGCCTGAAATCTGTCACCTCTAGAGCACCATCCTTCTTGGGTAGAAGAGTCATTAGGGACTTGTTGATTGTAGCCATTCCACGAACATCCAAACAGTTCATGGCCTTCATGAAGTCATCTCGTATAATGTTCCAGCATGTGGTATAAAAACGGCCAGTCAACCCATCCGGTCCTGGCGCCTTATCCGGAGGCATAGCTTTGATGACGTTTTCCACTTCCTCAGAGGTGAAGGGTTCCTCCAACTGAGATAAGTCCAGTTGCGGCAAGTCCAACTCACTTAGGTTAAGTGTGTAGTTCCTGGAGGTAGCACTGCCAAATGCCGCACCAAAATGCGCATCCACCACGGACGCCACCTCATCCTGCCCGGAGTAGAAGTTCCCATTGTACTTTACCATCCGGAGAACATTCTTCCTTTGCCGATGACTCGCTTGCTGATGGAACAGCCTTGTGCTACCATCGCCCTCGCGCAGCTGCAGCAATCTCGATCGCTGCCTTGCAATGGTTCTCTCAAGAGAGCACAACCCAAGTAGCTTTCTCTTTAAACAACTCCTCAAATCCCGCCCCGCATCCAATAGCGCCCTAGATTCCATGGCCGTATCCAGCTATTTTATCACCTCCATTGCAATCAAGATTTGAAGTTTCACATTCCCAATCCATTGGGCGCTCCACCGCTAAAGACTGAGCGCCGTGGCCCTCAACTTGTTATGGAGTGTTAGGTAGTCATTTGTAGCCACCGGTGTGGAGTCCCACGCCATTCGTACTGTGTCCATGAACCCCTGCGCTTTGATCCAAAAAGCCTCGAACTTGAATCTTTTCCGCGTACTTATGTCCATGTTCATATCCAACACGAGCGGGCAATGGTCTGAAACCGCTGTCCCAAGAGCAGAGAGGAAGCATGATGGGAATGCTTCATCCCACTCGTTGGAGACAAACACATGATCTATTTTCTCCAACGTCGCATTTTGCCTCTCGTTTGACCACGTATAGCGCCTCCCATTGAGATAAAGCTCCTTAAGCTCAAGCAAGTTTAACTTGACTCTAAACCTTCCCAACATCCTTCGGTTGATCAGAGCATTGCTCTTATCCTCCTGCCTAGCCAGCATGTTGAAATCTCCAGTCACCACCCAAGGGCCCGCGTGCAAATCCCGAATGTCAACTAAATCTTGCAAGAACTCTAGCTTTTCAGCCTCCTCCTGCGGACCATACACGCATGTGAGCCACCATGCCCGCTCGTCCTCTGGACACTTGACGAGTGCGGTCAATGTATGGGGAGTATAGTGTGGATTGGAAAATTGGGTGACGGATGCATCCCAAGCCACCAAAATTCCACCCCGAGTGCCCTGAGCCGGCAAGTAGAAGAAAATTTCATATTGATTACCGAGGCATTGTCGAACAGTGTTTATCGATACATCATGCAGCTTGGTGTcttgaagacaaacaatagccGGGTTGGTTGTTGTGACCACCTGGTAAAGGGCGTTCCTCCTAGCCCGGGCGTTTAGCCCACGGACATTCCACAGTAACACTTCCAACGGTTGTGCATTCATTACATAGACCCACACATCCACGTAGCCGGGACAACAGCTAGACCACTCCGAGGCCGTCCACCAAAGGCACCCTGATGGTCTTCATGCTATATTTTTTATACTTTTCTGGCATATCATTAGAGAGGAGCTTACAAACGAAGTGCTTGAAATGATAAACAACAGAAAGATCCCAGATGGGTCGAATGCCACTAATGTGGTGTTAATACCGAAGGTGGACAGTCCAGAGGTTATTACACAGTTTAGGCCCATTAGTCTATGTAATGTGGTCTACAAGATAATTTCAAAGATGCTGGCTAATAGACTGAAAAAATCCTACATGAGGTGATTTCCCCTACACAGAGTGGTTTTGTACCAGGTAGGTTATATACTGATAATGTGTTGGCCGCTTATG contains:
- the LOC141040938 gene encoding uncharacterized protein, which translates into the protein MLARQEDKSNALINRRMLGRFRVKLNLLELKELYLNGRRYTWSNERQNATLEKIDHVFVSNEWDEAFPSCFLSALGTAVSDHCPLVLDMNMDISTRKRFKFEAFWIKAQGFMDTVRMAWDSTPVATNDYLTLHNKLRATALSL